A single Tenacibaculum sp. Bg11-29 DNA region contains:
- a CDS encoding tetratricopeptide repeat-containing sensor histidine kinase, producing MKQRINKLFLIILLIFIGACTNNQKKDSLGKKEIKRKNLSYDLRLRKSILRYKEIKRESNYHEQVKELKEITFCYSKLDSLDSVITHGRKTILLSTKINDFSSIGFSYYYVGLGFKRLKQYDSAYFNYQKSKDFYLKLKDSFYVAKRLLNLAKIESANGLYYKSDSTAIQALKYLKNTKSKIVTSLYNCLGINANQQKQYNEAIEWYNLAINSSNNKIKILRYRNNKANNSVFLKDYNKAILYYKKIISDEYYDSIPLKLRAKIIDNYALVKILNGQNINENEFLKAQKIKIKIEDYEGLISNYSYLSDFFKLKKKDSRALEYAHKMYSLSKEEKRPNDRIEAIDRLISLVNDKVVRKYAKERSYLKDSIINARRNSRNKLVKIIYNFDLLEKQKLKAQIDVEQQKSQKQLWVFIGLTTFLGFIVYFFYKRNKTKKEKIIEVYKTETRLAKKIHDELANDVYLAMNKIQKENREDTSVLCDLEKIYLLTRNISHENSPVVTGEQFEGFLKQLFLEFSIDSCRVMSKGLPEVQVNTLAKEKQIVMYRVLQELLVNMKKHSKANLVVISFSVLKGAIQVRYKDNGIGIDNLSLKNGLQNMETRIKSIGGTIIFESEIQKGFQAKFQLKK from the coding sequence ATGAAACAGAGAATAAACAAACTATTCCTTATTATACTATTAATTTTTATAGGAGCTTGTACTAATAATCAAAAAAAAGATTCTTTAGGTAAAAAAGAAATTAAGAGAAAGAACCTATCATATGATTTACGTTTAAGAAAGTCTATTTTGAGATATAAAGAGATTAAAAGGGAATCTAACTATCATGAACAGGTAAAAGAGTTGAAAGAAATAACTTTTTGTTATTCAAAGCTTGATAGTTTGGATAGTGTAATTACACATGGGAGGAAAACAATTTTATTGTCAACAAAAATAAATGATTTTTCTTCAATTGGTTTTTCGTACTATTATGTAGGATTAGGTTTTAAAAGGTTAAAACAATATGATAGTGCATATTTTAATTACCAAAAATCTAAAGATTTTTATTTGAAGTTAAAAGATAGTTTTTATGTTGCTAAAAGATTACTCAATTTAGCAAAAATAGAGTCAGCGAATGGTCTTTATTATAAGAGTGATTCAACTGCTATACAAGCTTTAAAATATTTAAAAAATACGAAGTCAAAAATAGTAACTTCTTTATATAATTGTTTAGGTATAAATGCAAATCAACAAAAACAATATAATGAAGCGATTGAATGGTATAATTTGGCTATTAATTCGAGTAATAATAAAATTAAAATTCTTAGATATCGTAATAACAAAGCAAATAATAGTGTTTTCTTAAAAGATTACAACAAAGCAATTTTGTATTATAAAAAAATAATTTCAGATGAATATTATGATAGTATTCCTTTAAAATTAAGAGCAAAAATTATTGACAATTATGCTTTGGTTAAAATATTAAATGGTCAAAATATTAATGAAAATGAATTTTTAAAAGCTCAGAAAATAAAAATAAAAATAGAAGATTATGAAGGGCTAATCTCTAATTATTCATATTTATCCGATTTCTTTAAGTTAAAAAAAAAGGATTCTAGAGCATTGGAATATGCTCATAAAATGTACAGCTTATCAAAAGAAGAAAAAAGGCCCAATGATAGAATAGAAGCAATAGATAGATTAATTAGCTTAGTAAATGATAAAGTTGTTAGAAAATATGCAAAAGAGAGAAGTTATCTGAAAGATAGTATAATCAACGCTAGGAGGAATTCTAGAAATAAGTTGGTTAAAATTATATATAATTTTGACCTTTTAGAAAAACAAAAATTAAAAGCACAAATTGATGTTGAACAGCAAAAATCTCAAAAACAACTTTGGGTTTTTATCGGTTTAACTACTTTTTTAGGATTTATAGTATACTTTTTCTATAAAAGAAATAAGACTAAAAAAGAAAAAATAATAGAAGTATATAAAACAGAAACTCGTTTGGCTAAAAAAATACATGATGAATTGGCAAATGATGTGTATTTAGCGATGAATAAAATTCAGAAAGAGAATAGGGAAGATACTTCAGTGTTATGTGATTTAGAAAAAATTTATTTGTTAACTAGAAACATTTCTCATGAAAATAGCCCTGTAGTTACAGGTGAACAATTTGAAGGCTTTTTAAAACAATTATTTTTAGAATTTTCAATAGATAGTTGTCGGGTTATGAGTAAAGGATTACCGGAAGTACAAGTAAATACTTTGGCTAAAGAAAAACAAATTGTTATGTACAGAGTGTTGCAAGAGTTATTAGTGAATATGAAAAAGCATAGCAAAGCAAATTTGGTAGTAATTTCATTTTCAGTACTAAAAGGAGCGATACAAGTAAGGTATAAAGACAACGGAATTGGTATTGATAATTTAAGTTTAAAAAATGGGTTGCAAAATATGGAAACCCGTATAAAATCGATAGGAGGAACTATTATTTTTGAATCAGAAATACAGAAAGGATTTCAAGCTAAGTTTCAATTAAAAAAATAA
- a CDS encoding class I SAM-dependent methyltransferase: protein MSVKKREKKPWPTKEAMEQVYEMKLWGSDKAKFYSGEGSHNVEIVNPYIAAITSFLTAFNIPLTVCDLGCGDFNVGKELVKYTSKYIAVDIVPELIVHNKEKFKEENLEFHCLDIAKDELPIADCVLIRQVLQHLSNSEVAQVVDKLANFKYVILTEHLPKGDFVANKEIISGQGTRLKKQSGLNLLISPFNFKIKEQKQLITVSLKENKGVIVTTLYTVF, encoded by the coding sequence ATGAGTGTTAAAAAAAGAGAAAAGAAACCTTGGCCAACAAAAGAAGCGATGGAACAGGTTTATGAAATGAAGTTGTGGGGAAGTGATAAAGCTAAATTTTATTCTGGTGAAGGTTCTCATAATGTTGAAATTGTAAATCCATACATAGCAGCGATAACTTCATTTTTAACAGCATTTAATATACCGCTTACGGTATGCGATTTGGGATGTGGCGATTTTAATGTTGGTAAAGAATTAGTAAAGTATACGAGTAAATATATTGCGGTAGATATTGTGCCAGAACTTATTGTGCATAATAAAGAGAAATTCAAAGAAGAAAATTTAGAGTTTCATTGTTTGGATATTGCGAAGGATGAGTTGCCTATTGCAGACTGTGTTTTAATAAGGCAGGTACTACAACATTTATCGAATAGCGAAGTAGCACAGGTTGTAGATAAGTTAGCCAATTTTAAATATGTTATTTTAACAGAACACCTTCCTAAAGGAGACTTTGTAGCTAATAAAGAAATTATTTCAGGTCAAGGAACTAGACTTAAAAAGCAAAGTGGTTTAAACTTATTAATTTCTCCGTTTAATTTTAAAATAAAAGAGCAAAAACAATTAATAACTGTTTCTTTAAAAGAAAATAAAGGAGTTATTGTAACAACATTATATACGGTTTTTTAA
- a CDS encoding heme-binding protein — protein MNITLEQAEKIIGVAKVKSLEIDTKMNIAVVDAGANLVAFARMDGAWLGSLDISIKKAKTARFFDMNTGIIGELSQPGAPLFNIEHSNNGLITFPGGVPVKDANGTIIGAIGVSGSSVENDHTVAETGANAL, from the coding sequence ATGAATATTACCTTAGAACAAGCAGAGAAAATTATTGGAGTAGCAAAAGTTAAATCTTTAGAGATAGATACTAAAATGAATATTGCGGTTGTTGATGCTGGAGCAAATTTAGTAGCTTTTGCGCGTATGGACGGTGCATGGTTAGGTTCATTAGATATTTCAATTAAAAAAGCTAAAACAGCTCGTTTCTTTGATATGAATACAGGAATTATAGGTGAGCTGTCTCAACCAGGAGCGCCTTTGTTTAATATTGAACATTCTAATAATGGGTTAATTACATTTCCAGGTGGTGTACCTGTAAAAGATGCGAACGGTACTATTATCGGAGCAATAGGTGTAAGTGGTAGTTCTGTAGAAAATGATCATACAGTAGCTGAAACAGGAGCAAACGCACTGTAA
- a CDS encoding AraC family transcriptional regulator, which translates to MSVENIPESYLKTKGNIPDLFVYDFKMTENLIKTKVNLNSHMFSFLQTGKKQVHFSDTSVLVDNSQSLLIKKGNCLWTELLDTDEIYYCKLLFFSDKKIKEFLQKHVKYNSEIQEAQSYFTIENDSYIDSYLNSLATIMAAPVAFMNTLLSVKFEELLLYLTNKYGEVFENYLKSLIEEETSPLKKTIEKNVYTSLSLEEIAFLCNMSLSTFKRHFIKEYKQSPGKWFRDKRLLRAKELLETSTIKVSDIYLDLGYNNLSNFSSAFKSKFGINPSEI; encoded by the coding sequence ATGAGCGTAGAAAACATACCAGAATCATATCTTAAAACAAAAGGAAACATACCTGATTTGTTTGTCTATGATTTTAAAATGACTGAAAACCTTATAAAAACCAAGGTAAATTTAAACAGCCATATGTTTAGTTTTTTACAAACAGGAAAAAAACAAGTTCATTTTTCAGATACCTCGGTTTTAGTAGATAATTCACAGTCTTTATTGATTAAAAAAGGAAATTGCCTTTGGACAGAATTATTAGATACCGATGAAATTTATTACTGCAAACTTCTTTTTTTTTCGGATAAAAAGATAAAAGAATTTTTACAGAAACACGTAAAGTACAATAGCGAAATACAAGAAGCGCAATCTTATTTTACAATAGAAAATGACTCTTATATAGATTCTTATCTAAACTCATTAGCTACTATAATGGCTGCACCTGTAGCTTTTATGAATACTTTATTAAGCGTTAAATTTGAAGAATTATTATTGTATTTAACGAATAAATACGGAGAAGTATTTGAAAATTACTTAAAATCGTTAATTGAAGAAGAAACTTCTCCATTAAAAAAAACGATTGAAAAAAACGTATACACTTCACTTAGTTTAGAAGAAATTGCTTTTTTGTGTAATATGAGTTTATCTACATTTAAAAGACATTTCATAAAAGAATATAAGCAATCTCCAGGAAAATGGTTTCGAGACAAACGACTGTTAAGGGCTAAAGAATTATTAGAGACTTCAACTATAAAAGTATCAGATATCTATTTAGATTTAGGGTATAATAATTTATCTAATTTTAGTAGTGCTTTTAAAAGTAAATTTGGCATTAATCCTTCTGAAATTTAA
- a CDS encoding PLP-dependent cysteine synthase family protein: MDRHKGITNSILDLVGQTPMIKLDKITKSFLGTYYAKIEAFNPGHSAKDRIALHIIESAEKKGILKPGDIIVETTSGNTGFSIAMISVIKGYKCILAVSDKSSQDKIDMLKSMGAEVHVCPAYVPADDSRSYYEVAKRLHKENPGSIYINQYFNELNIEAHYKSTGPEIWEQTKGKVTHVVIASGTGGTISGTGKFLKEKNPAIKVLGVDAIGSVLKKYHETGEFDENEISPYKIEGLGKNLIPTATDFDVIDIYEKVSDRDAAFKSRELVKTEGLFCGYTSGAVLQATQQYNDKGFFDKDSVVVVILPDHGSRYMNKIYSDTWMKEQGFL, translated from the coding sequence ATGGATAGACATAAAGGTATTACCAATTCAATTTTAGATTTAGTAGGGCAAACCCCAATGATAAAGCTAGATAAAATAACTAAAAGTTTTTTAGGTACATATTATGCAAAAATAGAAGCTTTTAACCCTGGGCATTCAGCTAAAGATAGAATAGCATTACATATTATTGAAAGTGCTGAGAAAAAAGGTATTTTAAAGCCAGGAGATATTATTGTTGAAACTACATCAGGAAATACAGGATTCTCTATAGCAATGATAAGTGTAATTAAGGGATACAAGTGTATTCTGGCAGTGAGTGATAAATCGTCGCAAGATAAAATAGATATGCTAAAGTCAATGGGAGCTGAAGTACATGTTTGCCCTGCCTATGTACCCGCAGATGATTCACGTTCTTATTATGAAGTAGCAAAGAGGTTACATAAAGAAAACCCAGGGTCTATTTATATAAATCAATATTTTAATGAATTAAATATAGAGGCACATTATAAATCTACAGGGCCTGAAATATGGGAGCAAACAAAAGGTAAAGTTACTCATGTTGTAATTGCAAGTGGAACGGGAGGAACGATTTCTGGAACAGGGAAGTTTCTAAAAGAAAAAAATCCAGCTATAAAAGTTTTAGGAGTAGATGCTATTGGTTCGGTTTTAAAGAAATATCATGAAACAGGTGAATTTGATGAAAATGAAATATCTCCTTATAAAATTGAAGGGTTAGGTAAGAATCTAATTCCTACAGCAACCGATTTTGATGTAATTGATATTTATGAAAAAGTATCAGATAGAGATGCAGCATTTAAGTCAAGAGAATTAGTAAAAACAGAAGGTTTATTTTGTGGCTATACTTCAGGTGCTGTTTTACAGGCTACCCAACAGTATAATGATAAAGGATTTTTTGATAAGGATAGTGTTGTCGTTGTTATTTTACCAGATCATGGTTCTCGTTACATGAATAAAATTTACTCAGATACTTGGATGAAAGAACAAGGTTTTTTATAA